DNA from Desulfuromonas sp. AOP6:
GGAGTATTTTGCGTCCCGCCGAGAGGGCTTCGAGATCTGGGTCAGTATAACGGTAGCGCACAACATGGCGTGTTACCCTGATGGGCTCCGCTACGGTCGGTGCTTTCACCAGATGGTCGATCACTTCGATGAGGCGGTCGTTGAAGGTGCCATCAGGGTAGCCCATATCCCGGTAGGCCTGTTGGAATAGAGGATAGAAACGCACATAGAGGTCGACGGCTTTCTCGCTGTTCAATCCTTCCACAAAACGCACAAAAGGGGCGTATCGCTGGTAATTATCCGGGCTGATGATGGTTTGCTCTGCTCCTTCGGTCACCTGGAAAGAGCCACCCACCGGACGTACAGGCAGACGGTTCGCCGCCAGTTGCGCCTTCGGGAGAGTGTCGACCAGAAGAACCAGTCGACGGATAAAGTGGTCGAGAATGAAAAGGTTCTCCGGGTTTGATTCAGGGCTTAATCCGCGGATTTCCGCTGCCATGGCTGAATCACTTTCGTCCAGCGTCGGCAGGGGAGGGGTTGAACTCTCTTTCCTGGCCGGAAGTTCAGGAACCGGATGAATAATGGCAGGCGTCTTGTCCGCTGGTGGTGCGGTGGGGGTAACGACTGGCTGCCGGGCCGGTTCGGTTGGGGAGGGTGGAAATAGATCCTTCCAGAGGGACAGTAGAAAGATGACGCCCAGCATCAGGGCGAGGGATGTGGCCAGCATGGTCGTTTTTTTCATAACATTTTCCCGTATTCGAGCCTGGGGTGAAATGACCAAATTTCAAAACGGCTTCAGGTTACCTCAACCAGAAAGCTCTTTCCAGTGAAGAATATGCGATTGTCTGAGCGCCTGGTCTATTATTCAAAGGCCGAAGAACTGGCCAATCGCCTGACGCACGGTT
Protein-coding regions in this window:
- a CDS encoding DUF3014 domain-containing protein, whose translation is MKKTTMLATSLALMLGVIFLLSLWKDLFPPSPTEPARQPVVTPTAPPADKTPAIIHPVPELPARKESSTPPLPTLDESDSAMAAEIRGLSPESNPENLFILDHFIRRLVLLVDTLPKAQLAANRLPVRPVGGSFQVTEGAEQTIISPDNYQRYAPFVRFVEGLNSEKAVDLYVRFYPLFQQAYRDMGYPDGTFNDRLIEVIDHLVKAPTVAEPIRVTRHVVRYRYTDPDLEALSAGRKILLRIGPQNALKIKSKLSEIRGHLVSLPRT